The DNA window CCCCCCTCGAGAACCCCTCTTCATCACTGACGGCCGTAAAAATGAGGTTGGGTCTTTCCTTCCTAGGAAACTCCGAAAGCTCAAGGAAGGCGCTTAGGAGCGCTGCCAGCCCACCTTTCATGTCGGCACTCCCGAGTCCGTAGAACTTATCACCCTCAAGCTCGCCCCACGGGTTCCGTGTCCACCCCTGAGATAGATGCACCGTGTCCATGTGCCCGTTTAAAACAACTGTCGGGCCCTTACCGTCAAAATAGGCAACCACATCATCGCCAAAGCCTTCAACGGGAATTGTCTCTGTTTTTATTCCGCCCTCCTCAAGGAGTGAAGCCACAAACTTCGAAATCTCATGCTCCCCCCCAAAGGGGGACTTTATTGAGACCAGCCGTTTTAGGAGTTCAAACTCGTCCATACAACCACCAAAGGAAATTTGGGCTAAAGCTTAAGTACTTTTCAGGGAGCTTTTGGAAAAAGCTTGACCAAAGAAACTTTGCTGGGCAAAGTTTCATCAAAGTTTGTGGTTCCTTCTAAAATTGCTTTTCTACGAGGATTTTCATGATACACAACTTAAAACTGAATTTTTTTAAATTTTAGCCAACTGAAAAGGGGTTTTCAACGTCTTGATACCCTTCGGGCATCTATAGAAAAGTAAACTCACACAAAACAAAACCACTAAATCTCAGAATTCACACTTGTACGGTGGGCTCCCTTAATGAAAATCCTTACAAAACTGCTTTTAAACAAGAACCACACACAAGCCTTTAGAAAAAGCTTCACCAAAAGTTTGAATGTCTTCGTAAAATTGGCTGAGAAGGTAGATTCTCCTAGTGCACGAGCAGAGCAATGTGGGTTTCTCTTCTTTTAACGCCCTTCGGGCGTTATACTACGAGTAAACCCCTCTAAAACTGCTAATTGGAGCGAGAGAATCACTAAAGCCCAGCAATTTAACAAGGACATTCCACCTTTGATGAAACTTTTCTAGCAAGCTTTTGGAAAAAGCTTGACCTAAAGTATGCCTTTCTTGTTGAGCTTGCTCTTTGGTAAGTGTATGTTCTCCTAGAAGCAAGTTCACAGGGGTTTAGTTCTAAATCTCCCCGCTAATTATGATTTTGACTTTCTTTTTAGTGCTCTCCGAGCACTATACGGTGAGAAAAATCCTTTGAATTGGCCAATTGAAAGTAAACCCTCATAAAATGAGCGTGCTTAACAACGCATACCAACTTTCCGCCAGCGCTTTCGTAAGAAAGGGCTGATGTGGTGGGGGCGCGGGGATTTGAACCCCGGTCCGCGGGTTTCTCCGGGTCAGAGCTCCAAAGGCTCATCCCCTATCAGCAAACCCGCAAGTCCTCATACCTCTGGAGCCCGCGATGATGGACCAGGCTACACCACGCCCCCGTTCGATGGTAGCTTACCCGTTTGGGGTTTATAAATTTTGTCCCGACAGTTTTATTAACATTGAATAACAAAAATATGATGAGGTGATACCTATGGAAGAGCCGATAGTTATAGGCCACGATAAGTTCAAGATTGGGGAAGACGAGACCGCAAGAAGAGAGCTGAGGGTACTCAAAGTCCATGACGACGTCATCCAAGTTCAGGAAGAATTCCACGGGATAATAGCCCTCGTTGGTGCAAGTTCCAGCGTCAACATCAAGAAGGACGAGCTCAAGCAACTCATAAAAATAGCGAGGGAGAAGTTCGGCTGGAGCGACATCTGCGAATGAATTTTCCCTTTATGGACATTTTGATGCTCAATATTCCGCTTCTACCATCTCCGAATTTAGGATTTTCTGCGTATCATCTACGGTGATATTAACGTTTTATAAGCATAAAAGTCGTTGTGATGTATAGGTGGTTAAGATGGCGGTTGGGGAGAAGATTACCATTAGCGTTATCAAAGCAGATATAGGGGGCTGGCCAGGTCACTCGAGGGTCCACCCCCAGCTCGTGGAGACCGCAGAGGAGATACTCTCAAAGGCCGTTGAGGAAGGAACAATAATAGACTTCTACGTGGCAACGTGCGGAGACGACCTCCAGCTCATCATGACCCACAAGAAGGGCGTTGACAGCCCAGATATACACGGCCTCGCCTGGAAGGCCTTTGAGGAGGCCACGAAAGTGGCAAAGGAGCTCGGCCTCTACGGAGCCGGCCAGGACCTCCTCAAGGATGCCTTCAGCGGCAACGTCCGCGGAATGGGGCCCGGTGTTGCAGAGATGGAGATAACCCTCAGGAAGAGCGAGCCCGTGATTACCTTCCACATGGACAAGACCGAGCCAGGAGCCTTTAACCTCCCGATATTCAGGATGTTCGCCGACCCGTTCAACACCGCCGGCCTCGTCATCGACCCGAAGATGCACATGGGCTTCCGCTTTGAGGTCTGGGACATCCTCGAGCACAAGAGGGTCATCCTCAACACACCCGAAGAGCTCTACGACCTCCTGGCCCTAATAGGTGCAAAGAGCCGCTACGTCATCAAGAGGGTCTATCCGAAGCCAGGGCACCCAATCCCGGAGAACGAGCCGGTCGCTGTTGTCAGCACCGAGAAGCTCTACGAGGTCGCCGGAGAGTACGTCGGAAAAGACGACCCCGTTGCCATTGTCAGGGCCCAGAGCGGACTTCCGGCCCTCGGTGAAGTCCTCGAGCCCTTCGCCTTCCCGCACCTCGTCAGCGGCTGGATGCGTGGAAGCCACAACGGTCCGATAATGCCGGTTCCGATGCACCAGGCTAACCCAACCAGGTTCGACGGCCCGCCGAGGGTTGTTGCGCTCGGCTGGCAGATAAGCCCAGAAGGAAAGCTCGTCGGCCCTGTTGACCTCTTCGATGACCCGGCCTTCGACTACGCCCGCCAGAAGGCCCTTGAGATCACCGATTACATGCGCAGGCACGGACCCTTCGAGCCGCACAGGCTCCCGCTTGAGGAGATGGAGTACACCACACTTCCGGGAGTACTCAAGAGGCTCACCGACAGGTTCGAGCCCATCGAGTGATTTCCAGCCCTTTTCTGTTCATTTTGTTTCTGCACGGGTTTATTCACCAAAGTTTTTATATTCTAACGCCGTAGCTTTCAAACTGGAGCGGAAACCTTAAATATTCTTCAAGTTGAGTTCAACACTCGGAGTGATACAAAGGTGGTGAGAGCATGAAGTTCACGGTGCTTCATCTAAAGCTCGATGAGAGAAAAGTGGAAAGTGAAGAGTTCGAGAAGGAAGGGGTCTACGGCATCATAGACTACGGTCTCGAACTCCATGAGAAGCTCGAAACGCACTCAATAGACCCGTATGATCCAAAGAACGTCATGGTAATGGGGATGGGACCGTTCTCAGGCTCCATCCTTCCAGGAGCACACAGGCTGATGTTCTTCTTCCGCTCACCGCTCTACGGAACGCTCTTCCCGTCTGCGATGGGCGGTGCCGCCTACTCCTTCAAGAACGTCGGCGTTGACTTCGTCACCTTTGAGGACAAGGCGGAGAAGCCAGTTGTGGTCATCCTCTACAACGACGGTTCCAACATCAACGTCGAGCTCCACGAGATAGAGCTTGAGAAGCTAATTGAGATATGGAGAGATTACAAGGGCGAGGAGGGCGTCTATGCACTCACTCAGTACCTTATAGACACCTTCGGCGAGAGGTTTGACTTCGAATACCGCATTGCCGTCGTGGGCCCAGCGGCTCTCAACACCAACTACGGGGCGATATTCTCCCAGACCCTGAGGAAGGGCAAGCGCGTCGTCGGAAGCGAGGACTGGGCGGCAAGGGGCGGCTCAGGCTCGGTTCTCCTTAGAGCGCACAACGTCGTTGGCATAATATTCGGCGGAAAGCCGAGGAAGAGAGAATTCCCGGGCGAGGACATCTCATCGTTCAGGACTGCAAAGGAGATAGTTGAGGGCGTCCACAAGAAGCCCTACAACGACATCATAGCCGAGAAAACCGTCAAGTACAAGTACAACCCCAAGCTCAAAACGGGTGGAACCTTCGGAGGAAACTACCCGGCCGAGGGCGACTTCGTCCCGATCCTCAACTGGCAGATGCCCTACATCCCGAAAGAAGAGAGAATCAAGATCCACGAGGCCATAATGAAGCACTACTGGGAGCCCTTCAACAAGGAAGCGATAGAGACCAAGAACTGGACGAACTGCGGTGAACCGTGCCCGGTCGTGTGCAAGAAGTACGCCAACGGCCACCACATCGAGTACGAGCCGAGGGAAGCCAACGGCCCGCTCAGCGGCGTTATAACCCTCAGAGCAAGCGACATAAGCGTTCCGACCGTTGATGCAATGGGCTTCGACGCCATAGAGTTCGGCGGAACCGCGGCATGGGTTCTCGAGCTCGTCCACCGCGGGATACTCAAGCCCGAGGAAGTCGGACTCAGCGACAAGCCAGACTTCACGAAAGAGGTCCTCCTTGAGAGGCCCGTCGAGACCAGCGAGAAGAACGCGAAGCTCGTCGCCGAGCTGGCCCACAGGGTAGCCTTTGGAGAGAACGAGATAGCGAAGATCATCGGCCTCGGAAAGAGAAAAGCCAGCGTAATCCTCGACGAGAAGTTCAAGGACAGGCTCAAGTACGGCGAGAGCTTCAAGGACTATGCGGTATTTACTCCGCTCGGCGAGAACGGGGAGATGACGCCGACGATGTATTGGGCAATCGGGAACTACATCCCGCTCCCAATACAGGGAAGATACTGGACGTTCTACCAGTTCGGGGTCTTCCTCGAGCCTGAGGAACTGGCCCAGAAGATAATTGCCTCTGCGCTCTGGGAGTTCTGGTACGACAACGTCGGCTGGTGCCGCTTCCACCGCGGCTGGATGAAGCCGGTCCTCAAGGCCCTCTTCATGGAGGCCTACGGCGAGAACGTTGACATGGAGGAGCACGCTAAGAAGCAGATAAAGAGGCTCATTGAGTTTGCGAGAAAGGCCGGCTATGCTCCGGTGTTCTGGGACAGCATGCGCGTCATTGACCTCGTTGCCAAGGGAAGCGAGGAGTTCGGCAACGAGAAGTGGGCAGAGAAGTTCAGAATTGACAAAGTCGGAACTGCCAGGGAGTATCTTGAGAAGGTTCTCGATGCCTACAGCGAGATTCTTGGGGTCGAGTGGAGGCTTTAACCTCCATTCTCCAATTTTTCCAATAATATTTTGCATCTATTCTGCAACTCCCAGTTTTTTCTAAGGGCATCTTCAGAGACCAATTCGCTGGGGGGATAGTGTTTTAGTAGCTGATCGGAGAAATTCCATATTTCGGCAAGTCCTTCTTTGACTATTTGGATATCATCTTGATCTCCGTGGACAACTTTCCCTTGTGCAACATCGAGGAACATCAAGCAGAAATCTGTCCGTGTAATTTCAAGCTGGCTCTCATTGAATCCATCTCCTACGTAAAGGGCAGTCTCGTATAGGGGATCCCTCAGAGAGATCATTACAATCTCTGTATGCCTAATGCTAACGGCGGCCTCAGTGTAGTTGGAGGAGTTTATTAACATCAACGCATCCTCAGAGAAGGTCCTGAGGAGAGTTGCATCTTCGGATATCTGAGTTGCAATGTAGACCCTTTTACTCGCAGAATATCACGATGAGTTTGTTTTCCAAGTGTCTACTTGATACCACCAAAAGGCAGAGAGTACTAAAACCACGACAAAACACACGGCTAAGAGCTGTTTCTCACTTGTTCCCATCCTTGATCCCAGCTAGATTTTAATGGAAAGGATATAAGTTTTTATGGTGTGTTAAAGTTGAATTTACTCTAATTAATCAAACATAGGCACTCATTACTTAAACAAGAGGCCAAACCCTTATATTTTCCCAACCCTTTGCCTTTTCAGGTGGTAGAATGAGGGCAGTCGTAATAGGCTCTGGAATCGGTGGGCTGTTAACGGCCGGCTTTCTGGCTAAGAACGGCTACAATGTCACGGTTCTGGAAAAGGCTCCTTACACCGGCGGCCGCTTCACGAATCTGAGCTACAAGGGGTTTGGCCTCTCAACGGGAGCTTTTCACATGGTTCCCCACGGCGAGGACGGCCCTTTGGCGCATCTCCTCAAACTCCTCGGTGCGGACGTCACGATAGTGAACTCCAGACCAAAGGGCATGATATTCTACGAGGGCAGGACCTTCCACTACCGCGAAGGCTGGAGGTACCTGAGCTGGAGGGAGAGGGCAAGGGCGATGAAGCTGATGGCGGACGTAAAGAGGAACAAGCTTCCGACCGGAGAAGAGGCCGAGATGAGCGGGAGAGAGTGGATCAGGGAGAAGATAGGCGACAACGAGTTCGCTGACCTATTCATCAAGAGCTTCCTCGGCTGGGCCGACAGCGTGCTGGATGTCCCCGCCGGAGAGCTGGCGCGGGAGATAAAGGCGGCCCTGAAGTGGGGCGGGCCAGGACTCGTCAAGGGAGGCTGTAAGGCCCTCACAGACGAGCTTGCGAGAGTTGTGGTGGAAAACGGCGGGAAGATTCTGACGAGGAAGAAGGCCGTTGAAGTCGATGCCGAGGCAAAGAAGGCAGTAACCGCGGACAACGAGGAGTTTCCTTATGACATTCTCGTCTCGAACATCGGCATCAAAGAGACCGTCGAGCTGATTGGGAGAGAGAACTTCGATAGGGACTACCTCAGGCACATTGAATCTCTGAAGCCGAGCGAGGGGATAAAGTACAACGTTGCCCTGAAAGGAGAACCGAGGATTGGAAACACCGTTGTCTTCACACTCGACACGGAGAGAATAAACGGCTACAACGAGCCGACCGCGATAAGCCCTGAGCTCGCTCCGGAAGGCTACACCCTCATAATGCTCCACCATGCCCTTCAGAGCAGGAACGTTAAGGCCGAGCAGAGAAAGGGAATTGAAGACA is part of the Thermococcus stetteri genome and encodes:
- a CDS encoding phytoene desaturase family protein, which gives rise to MRAVVIGSGIGGLLTAGFLAKNGYNVTVLEKAPYTGGRFTNLSYKGFGLSTGAFHMVPHGEDGPLAHLLKLLGADVTIVNSRPKGMIFYEGRTFHYREGWRYLSWRERARAMKLMADVKRNKLPTGEEAEMSGREWIREKIGDNEFADLFIKSFLGWADSVLDVPAGELAREIKAALKWGGPGLVKGGCKALTDELARVVVENGGKILTRKKAVEVDAEAKKAVTADNEEFPYDILVSNIGIKETVELIGRENFDRDYLRHIESLKPSEGIKYNVALKGEPRIGNTVVFTLDTERINGYNEPTAISPELAPEGYTLIMLHHALQSRNVKAEQRKGIEDIHRIFPNLDEEGEILLIQTYLDGNPVNRVASGQAVEEFPIQDIYIVGDAYKLPGGIEVEGIALGVMKTLERLGLGNFSEWYL
- the gor gene encoding glyceraldehyde-3-phosphate:ferredoxin oxidoreductase, with the protein product MKFTVLHLKLDERKVESEEFEKEGVYGIIDYGLELHEKLETHSIDPYDPKNVMVMGMGPFSGSILPGAHRLMFFFRSPLYGTLFPSAMGGAAYSFKNVGVDFVTFEDKAEKPVVVILYNDGSNINVELHEIELEKLIEIWRDYKGEEGVYALTQYLIDTFGERFDFEYRIAVVGPAALNTNYGAIFSQTLRKGKRVVGSEDWAARGGSGSVLLRAHNVVGIIFGGKPRKREFPGEDISSFRTAKEIVEGVHKKPYNDIIAEKTVKYKYNPKLKTGGTFGGNYPAEGDFVPILNWQMPYIPKEERIKIHEAIMKHYWEPFNKEAIETKNWTNCGEPCPVVCKKYANGHHIEYEPREANGPLSGVITLRASDISVPTVDAMGFDAIEFGGTAAWVLELVHRGILKPEEVGLSDKPDFTKEVLLERPVETSEKNAKLVAELAHRVAFGENEIAKIIGLGKRKASVILDEKFKDRLKYGESFKDYAVFTPLGENGEMTPTMYWAIGNYIPLPIQGRYWTFYQFGVFLEPEELAQKIIASALWEFWYDNVGWCRFHRGWMKPVLKALFMEAYGENVDMEEHAKKQIKRLIEFARKAGYAPVFWDSMRVIDLVAKGSEEFGNEKWAEKFRIDKVGTAREYLEKVLDAYSEILGVEWRL
- the fbp gene encoding fructose-1,6-bisphosphate aldolase/phosphatase, encoding MAVGEKITISVIKADIGGWPGHSRVHPQLVETAEEILSKAVEEGTIIDFYVATCGDDLQLIMTHKKGVDSPDIHGLAWKAFEEATKVAKELGLYGAGQDLLKDAFSGNVRGMGPGVAEMEITLRKSEPVITFHMDKTEPGAFNLPIFRMFADPFNTAGLVIDPKMHMGFRFEVWDILEHKRVILNTPEELYDLLALIGAKSRYVIKRVYPKPGHPIPENEPVAVVSTEKLYEVAGEYVGKDDPVAIVRAQSGLPALGEVLEPFAFPHLVSGWMRGSHNGPIMPVPMHQANPTRFDGPPRVVALGWQISPEGKLVGPVDLFDDPAFDYARQKALEITDYMRRHGPFEPHRLPLEEMEYTTLPGVLKRLTDRFEPIE